CAAATAAgtgactgtatatttttattataactgGAAGCTGTATTCAACATAGCTTTAGCGTTTCCTGGTGGACTCTTTGATAGATTAATCTACATGAAGCAAGCGGCTTTTACAGGATGCTTTCTGGAGGAAAACTGAATTTCCGTGTGTGAAAACACTTCAAGTGAAAGAGCCTGGTCTGAAGCCAAATATCAGCTCTTTGTGATCTCAAGCAGCACAGATTACATTCAATGATATTGCAAACACAACATGACAGCAGCTGCCTCGAATGAAGTCATGAAAAGGATACACCTAATGGAGgcctatatacagtcatatgaaaatgtttgggaacccctcttaattctttggagttttgttcatcattggctgagctttcaaagtagcaacttccttttaatatataacatgccttatggaaacagtagtatttcagctgtGACATACAgcttattggattaacagaaaatatgtaatatgtatcataactaaattagacaggtgcataaatttgggcaccccaacagagatattacatcaatacttagttgagccccttttgcaaatgtaacctcctattgcctttgatgagtgtctggattctggatggcggtatttttgatcattcgtccatacaaaatctctccagttcagttaaatttgatggctgccaagcatggacagtctgcttcaaatcatcccatagattttccatgatattcaagtcgagggactgtgacggccattccagaatattgtacttctccctctgcataaatgcctttgtagatttccaagtgtgtttagggtcattgttggaatatccaacccctgcgtaacatcaactttgtgactgatgcttgaacattatcctgaagaatttgttgatattgggttgaattcatccgaccctggactttaacaagggccccagtccctgaactggCCACactgccccacagcatgatggaacctccaccaaatttgacagtaggtagcaggtgtttttcttggaatgtgtgTTCTTCTtacgccatgcaaagcactttttgttgtgaccaaataactaaattttgtctcctcagtccaaagcactttgttccaaaatgactgtggcttgtctaaatgagcatGAGCAGAAAGGCCTTCTttctaggcttgggcgaatttaacccgttccgtttcgacaaaaattcaccgccggcgaaatgacgccACGCCCATTACAGTtatatgggtgtcaaaatttttttgtcatgctgcttcaatttttttttgacactcaccgccatataagtctatgggcatcagtTCTTTCTCATCACCatgtcatacagatgttctttgtgcaaattgcgctgaattgtagaacgatgtacagatacaccatctgcagcaagatgttcttgcaggtctttggaggtgatctttgggttgtctgtaaccattctcacaatcctccgcataagctgctcctgtatttttcttggccttccatttcctgattacattccttacagttgaaactgacagtttaaacctttgagatagctttttgtagccttccactaaaccatgatactgaacaatctttgttttctgatcttttgagatttgctttgaggatcccatgctgtcactcttcataggagagtcaaacagaagcacaacttacaattggccaccttaaataccttttctcatgattggacacgcctgcctatgaagttcaaggcttaacaagctaatccaagcAAATTGGAGTTGCCAGTAATTgacagtattgagcagttacatgcattcaaattaacaaaattacaagggtacccacatttctgcacagccagttttttacatttgatttaatttcatacaactgaatactgcttcactaaaagtatttgttcagaaaacaccccagtactcggatgttcctgggaaatgaaagacataccaccatcttttttgttgttgaaagtggagtaaattattttgaaggctgagaggggttcccaaactttttcatatgactgtaaatagtGCTAGCACTCCTCTTCTTTTTAATTCCCAGCAATGAAACATATCCATTGAATGCTGTGAGTATGCTTGAACGGCCAAGATGACAAATCACCCCAAGCAAAAAGCTGTTTCTGAACAATAGAAATTCCAGGAATCTGCTATGGCCGTCAGATTTTACCTTTTGACTGGAAACCAAGATGTATGCACATATGGATATCATTACAATGTATATATAGTGTTATGCAGGGGATGCAACTttcaatgacactggaattctttggaaaatactgcattgtggggaaaaaacacatgGAATACTGCACTGTATACTTTAACTAAAGggattcaaatatatattttattttcataaatcgtatttttttctctaaaaattcgttTCTTAAAATTTACTAAAACACTTTCATCAAgcgtaaaaaccatgaaaaactaaaaaaagtcaatgggagctgtgctgatccaattggaacttttttttagaggttttctgatttttttccccctagtaattgttgttttttagtgAATCTTTCCGCACTTTGTATTTTTATAGTCTGATATTTTcataaattacaaggcattcgCGTTGTGTAGTcgttgtttcaaaaacctctaaaaccactggaATAAGAATGATAATGAAAGGGTCTTCACGTGTGTTTTATCATGTGTAATgagtatatttctttttaatgtttctggccacaaaaataaaacatcacaCGGGCAAGTAAACATGACTTTCCCGGCTAGATACTTTTTCCCTGAAACCCACCCACCACATATGCATGGCAAGACACCCTGACCAAGTTGtttttctcccctccctcctctagGAGCTGTTCTCCTGCAACCACTTCCCACTGCCCTTCTCTCCCAAATCATTTCCCCTGCACTTTGGGTGCTTCCCctacttaaactggccatagaggcaaagatctgatcgtacaaattttcgattcgtacgattttcggaccgtgtgtggagagtctcgacATTATTCGTCCAGTGGAgttcggtcgtttggtcgatcggacaggttaaaagttttctgtcggctgccgataatatctctgcatttattgccaatcgtacgattttcagtgggagactgtcaccagctttggtcggacataactttcgtacgattgctgtcaggggcagaacatcggctgatctgttcttttactactttattttattggaatggtaagactttgatctgaatggttagtggcaggtcgggagatgggaaagtctgatcgtacgatgattcgtacgaacggatctttgtgtctatggccagctttactcatcaTCATCTATCACCCACGTCCCTGATATCTTTTCCTGGCATATTCTGTTTAGCCTTATAGTTACTTAACAGCAAAGAGCTGCAGATTAAATTTCTTTTTCCAGGTCAACATGTCCCGCTACCTACAGCAGAATTACTTCTCCCGTATTTGTATAGGGTGCTGAAAGCTACAGCTCACTAACAACTTTTCATTAATTCATGTCATGCAGCATTGTCTGTCTATAAATGCTAAGTATTATAGCTGAGGAACAGCCGAAGGATTGTAGCCTGCACATCTGTATTGCAGAGAATCCATGTTAAACAGCTTTTTGTCTGTCCTGGGATTATGGCAGCTCAGCAATAGATTCTGAttcattatcatttttatttcttaatatttacaaaacaaaagcgGCTCTATCCTGGAAGAGAGTAAAGGCTGACCAAGTGAAATTTTTCATCCCGGGAATGTAAAACTCCGAGCATTAAATTTGGGACAGCTAAATAAGTTAAACTGTGGCTCACCCAATAAGGAGATTGACCTGCCTGTGTAAACTCCAGGTCAGTCACTTTCGGGCACAATCTACACAACGTGATTAGTGTAAGTAAAATCAGTCTTGTTCTCATTCACTGGTAGTGGCTCGGGTTCCCCAACCTGTATCTTAGGGTGAAGATAAAACCAAATGAGAAAgaaatgagcacgcactcctggAGCCAGCCGATGaagttaaaacttgaatttattccataggtgcctatgattacgtattgGTATAAACAAAAGAGTTAGGACATGTATTTTTAGCGATATGGAATAAATTCAAGACTTCGTCGGATGGCTccaggagtgcgtgctcatttcTTTCTcatttggtcatttttatttctgataATAAATAAAACGTCAATATATTTGGCAGTGCTATGCAATAAAAGGTTGTATTTATCGGACATACAAATGACATCTAAAAAATGATTGATAGAGAAATCTATAGAACttgcaatctaaaaggagaaggggtaTGAGACTAGACTATGAGTGTACACACACCCAAGCCCTTTGCCTTCCTATTTACAGTATGCTGGGATTTTAACAGTTAATTAATTTGATGGGAAGGTAAAAGAGGTTTGAAAGAGGGTTTTGGAGAAATTCTAGCTTGAGCAACTGCGAGAAAGGTTATCCAGCTGGTATGATGATGACGAtgagaaattggcaacatggcaACCTTTTTTTTCAATGAACAGTTTCGGAATTGTGGACAGTAGCTTCTCCAGAAAGGTAAGGCAATTAATTATGCTATTCCacagctaaaaatgccttaaccacaTTGTAATTTGCCTCCTCATTGAGGCAGTTTGGAAACATTttgtagcagggccggaactaggggtaggcagagtaggcacgtgcctagggcgcaaaactgggggggcgccaggtacgtgcctgctctgtcgcctaccccattgtccggtctcGTCTCTCCCCGACTGACGCTGATATTTTCTCCCCAATTGtgcatctgcgcatgcgcacatgcaGATCTGCGCATGCACGCTCAATCGTAATTTCGTGCATGCGAACCTGAGTgcaattttgcgcatgcgcactccagCACgcgctcagccggcgccgtggctgGCCTGGTTGCCTCTGGAGCCTGGCTAAGTTGGTCCAGCTCTGTTTTGTGGttttatgcatacctcccaactgtccctttttcagagggacagtccctcttttgacagctcaacctaaggtccctcatttgttctggaaagtccctcttttctctgcactgaacatccagaaaaagaaacaaagtttctaacttaattggcttttggcagagaggccagtacagctaacaggtgcaactaagatgctttataacaattttgagataagaaaataagtaattttaacagtttagataaggagaaatattttaaaatttttataacctgccaaactttgtaaaatgaacatggtaattagtgggtgcggccacaaaatgggtgtggtcaaaaaattgctacactacatgcaaaaaaaatttttgtctctttttatttccaaaatgttgggaggtatggttcaactactacataatagctttagccagagacttgggactgatcatgtgcacagtcatTTATGTGAAGCACACCACCCTGGATTTGCTCATCATTATTTTTAAGCAGAAACAGCATTGTCTGTCTGGGGAgactgggaactgtagttcattAACAGCTGAGGACTGATAATCATGTACATAGTTTTCTACTTTACAGCAGACTCTTTGTGACTTTGGCTCTGAAACTGTTTTGGAACAACACAGGGTCAACACCTTTTGCTCAGCTCAGGGACACATTTGTTGTAGAGGGAGTTCAAGACACTCTCACTGACTCTTATCCTTCAGGACAACGACAGGCAGGACATATATAATCCCTTATGCTTTTTATTTCAACAAACAGGTAACATGGGGTCACTCTTGCTAGGCTACGGCTGAGAACTAGATAAATACAAATTGCAGTACAACAGCATTGCCAGAGTTTCTATTAATTTCCAGGAACCCAATTAAAACGATTCTTTCTGTGGTGCTCGGTAGGAACATGATGCAATTCCCCAGCCTCCTGCACTGAAGGCGAGGTCTGGTCACTTAACACTGACACCTATTCCTTTTCTAATGCCAGATTAAAGAGCCTCTCCATTAAATGGATTTAGTTATTACACCCTGTTGACCCCAATAGGGActtcaaatagaatttttttttctttttaaacacacCACACTATTGCAACTAACAAAATGAAcagattaaaaatgttctttatgaTTATGACTAGGGAAGGCTTTGGTATTGGTGTTTACTTAAAAATAGGTTTTCTGGTGGTGAAGAATAGCAGACTTTGATTAAATCAGATTACCGGAGATTATGcagattactttaaaaaacagCTAGCTGCTATTGTTGGACTGGCTTTGGGAAGGTGGACGAGGAGGCTGTTGGAGAGGATTCGGACTCTGGAGCACAGAAGCACAAGTAAGTTCATGTCCTCGGAGACTAGTCCTCATGTAGGGACTGCCACATACTATGACCAGTTCGCGTAAGACTTCATCGGCATATATTGTACCTTTTTTCCCCCATCAGAAAATGCCGGTCATCAACATAGACGATTTAACAGAAAAGGATAAAGCAAAAATGGAAGTTGAACAACTCAAGAAAGAAGTGAAGCTGGAGCGACAGCTGGTGAGTCAAGTCTGACAGCCGGGGACCTGCAGGCACCCTATGAGCAGGAGAAGCAGCTTGGCACCCAAATACTGTGCAGCGCAGGCTGATTGAGTAACAATATTGCTGCACAAGCTGGAAAGTAAATTCATGACAGTTTGCAGAAATTTAAAAAGCTGACCTGCTACATAGGGATCCGCACATCTGGACTCAATCTGTTTGGATGTCATTTTCCTGCTGATAAAATTAATATCACATTATTGGCTAAAGTTTGAAGGGTGTTTTTGAGGTCTTCCAAATCGAAAAATTATAGAATATAATCCTGTTCTATATTTAGTTTTAAGCATCGCCAATTTTTAGTAtcagttagtacaggtatgggatccaaactaagatataattaacccttattgggtTTTAATAccattctgttgggtttatttaatgtttacatgatattctagtataTTCTGTTTAtgtatattagtacaggtatgggatccgttatccggaaattcgttatctagaaagttcagaattagactccattttatccaaaattttgaaaaattatttcctttttttttctatattaattaaactgtacattttacttgatccaaacgaagatataattaacccttattggggTTTAATAccattctgttgggtttatttaatgtttacatgatattctagtagattttaAGTAAGAAggtccaaattagggaaagatacgttatccggaaacccacagttcccgagcattctgcataataggtctcatacctgtatataatatcatatatttttattaatttatataatatctTTTATATTATGCAGTGATTAACAGTGTTTAATCAGCCCTTGCCccataggagcttacaatctaatttcccttTTGCATTCAACAAGCACTAAGAAAACTGCAATCAGAACACAACATTATTTGAAACTCTGCTTTGTAAGATTTACCAGAATTTGGTTAAACACACTACTTTTAATACTGCAATTACCGTATGTAAAGAGAGTTTAGAAGTGCACAGCTCTGTGGAACTTGTGGCATTTCTAGGATTTGTAGCGCAATAACAGACTAAGAGCAGTTGGTTGGACAGACATGCCCAGGAATATTCTTTCTCTAGGGATGCAAATAGTTATTGTCACTACCAGCTGGAGAGCTGGTTATCATATAAATGGCCCTTCAGCTGCTAGTAAACTAGAGACAAATTGGATTAGGAGATGTTCTAAACATTATActatcactgatttttttttctggcatgtGGACAAAAACTATTGTTTTGGCACTGAGCTGGCTTCTGATTGGCTGAACCCTCCCCACACACAACCTCAAATTCTGGCATTTCAAGATATGTTCTATTTCAGTAATACAGACAACACTGACTTCAGCAATGAGAATTTGTGTTAGCAATAAACCCGTGCTGAAGTTAGTAGGTCACCGAATGTATTAAGTGCAGCTACAGTATAATTGAGTGTATCTGAGATTAGGACAGCCATACCCTTAATCCTATTATTGTAAGTACAGATCTTTTATCCCATTTGAAGCATATGTTTCCGAGCTTTATCAAGGTCACTTAGAAAACTAGCAACGTCTGCAATAATATTTTGAACAATTAGGTTTTCCAGTGATTTTGCTGTACAAATCTGTCCTCTCCTTTCATCCGGCATCAATAAAGTGACTGCAATTCCTCTTGGGCAGATGGAAAACTCTAGGCGACTGATTAACCAAAGACAGGAAGGTTTCTGGTCCTATTTCATAGCTTCTAATCAggtcttttatatttacatttaggtTTCTAAAATGTGTGAGGAAATTAAAACCTACATCGTGGACAAGTCTGGAGAAGATCCTCTTGTCAAGGGAATTCCAGAAGATAAGAACCCCTTCAAGGAGAAAGGAGGCTGTGTGATTGCCTAAAATTTTCTAGGACTGTAATCTTCAGTCAAATAAGTTGGTTTAGACCACCTGGCTCAAGTGGCACATGAAGGACCTCCCTGTATGGAATGAAAATGACTTACAAGTGTCCGTCCATCGTACTTCTACACTTCTACACTTAACTTCTTTGGGGCGATAACCCAACTGCACCGTGTCAAGGATATAATGTTTCATTCAGTCCTAGGCCCCAGGGGTAACAGGTTGCTTTGCGGGTTGTACtagtttcttttaataaaatatctgtAAATCCTGTTAATGACCTATTTTCTAGAATAAAATAATATGGTTGTAAGAGGTGAGATGCAGTTTTCTATCTTGCAAAAAGTTTTCATTTATTCGCTATGAGCAAACGACTTgagcaatttttattatttcatgctTTAAATGCCAAGAAGGTTAATGGTAAAATGGTCTGAGAGATGTAAACAGAATTCAAAAAATGAACTGCACTATAAACATATATCAAAGCTGTCAACTACATATTACATGGggcaatatactgtatggcagatttattgtattattgttaatcttaatgtgtatttttggagcgccaacatatttcacagcgctgtaaaataaatgtgtatatagacaaagaacatacagaattacatatatagatcatacagaattacatacatagcgacCAGTAATCGATACAAAAAGTAAAGAAGGCCCTGTGCATAAGAACTTGcaatctaaaaggggaagggattgagacacaaggtgtgggagtgggcaagatcagaaataagcaggtgagaggtGTAGCAAATGGTATttcatttggtagctaaacagagtgagagtaggcttctctaaatacagtaagtatattttaagagatcttttaaaAGCAGGaagagaaagtcagacagactgtgggagagcccttgcaaagtcttgaatgtgagcgtcagagccgggccatgctgggcaggcgccctaggcaggcccagcagtcgcagcgcctatttagtgtgcgcgcatgcgtgaatttgcgctcgcgtgcgcataAGCGCATAAAGCGCGAACAGTACGTAGAGTCagccagagaagggaaccggacttggggtaggcgacagaggaggtacgtgcctggcgccctcccaactttgcgccctaggcacgtgcctactctgcctacccctagttccggccctggtgagcGTGTGTGGAGGTAATAACTAatgagttgagtagcaggtcagtagaggatggtagtaagcagttgggtgagtatctagagatgagttcagagatgtaagaaggggcagagttatgaactaatttgaaagtcagggtcattagtttgaattctATTCTGAAAGGttgcggaagccagtgcaggaatTGGTTGAGTGACATGGCAGagaaggagcggttgctgaggtgtataaacctggtagca
This is a stretch of genomic DNA from Xenopus laevis strain J_2021 chromosome 6S, Xenopus_laevis_v10.1, whole genome shotgun sequence. It encodes these proteins:
- the gngt1.S gene encoding guanine nucleotide-binding protein G(T) subunit gamma-T1 isoform X2, whose protein sequence is MPVINIDDLTEKDKAKMEVEQLKKEVKLERQLVSKMCEEIKTYIVDKSGEDPLVKGIPEDKNPFKEKGGCVIA
- the gngt1.S gene encoding guanine nucleotide-binding protein G(T) subunit gamma-T1 isoform X1, giving the protein MTSSRKTSSAYIVPFFPHQKMPVINIDDLTEKDKAKMEVEQLKKEVKLERQLVSKMCEEIKTYIVDKSGEDPLVKGIPEDKNPFKEKGGCVIA